In Rhinolophus ferrumequinum isolate MPI-CBG mRhiFer1 chromosome 7, mRhiFer1_v1.p, whole genome shotgun sequence, the following proteins share a genomic window:
- the PSPH gene encoding phosphoserine phosphatase: protein MVSHSELRKLFYSADAVCFDVDSTVIREEGIDELAKVCGVEDTVSEMTRRAMGGAVPFKAALTERLALIRPSREQVQRLIAEHPPHLTPGIRELVSRLQERNVQVFLISGGFRSIVEHVASKLNIPSTNVFANRLKFYFNGEYAGFDEMQPTAESGGKGKVIKLLKEKFHFKKIVMIGDGATDMEACPPADAFIGFGGNVIRQQVKDNAEWYITDFVELLGELEE from the exons ATGGTCTCCCACTCAGAGTTGAGGAAACTCTTCTATTCAGCGGACGCAGTATGCTTTGATGTTGACAGCACAGTCATCAGAGAAGAAGGAATTGACGAGCTGGCCAAAGTCTGTGGAGTTGAAGATACTGTGTCAGAAAT GACACGCCGAGCCATGGGCGGGGCAGTGCCATTCAAGGCTGCCCTCACAGAGCGCTTAGCTCTGATCCGGCCTTCCAGAGAACAGGTGCAGAGGCTCATAGCAGAACACCCGCCACACCTGACGCCTGGCATAAG GGAGCTAGTAAGTCGCCTACAAGAGCGAAATGTTCAAGTTTTCCTAATATCTGGTGGCTTTAGAAGCATTGTAGAGCATGTCGCTTCAAAGCTCAATATCCCATCAACCAATGTATTTGCTAATAGGCTGAAATTCTACTTTAATG GTGAATATGCGGGTTTTGATGAGATGCAGCCAACAGCTGAATCTGGTGGGAAAGGAAaagttattaaacttttaaaggaaaaatttcattttaagaaaatagtcaTGATTGGAGATGGAGCCACAGACATGGAAGCCTGTCCTCCTGCT GATGCTTTCATCGGATTTGGAGGAAATGTGATCAGGCAACAAGTAAAGGACAATGCGGAATGGTACATTACTGATTTTGTAGAGCTTTTGGGAGAGCTGGAAGAATAA